One window of Lacerta agilis isolate rLacAgi1 chromosome 14, rLacAgi1.pri, whole genome shotgun sequence genomic DNA carries:
- the BCL2L12 gene encoding bcl-2-like protein 12 has protein sequence MAGSPLPPKRQVEKETQRVLEAFLQRALRNGEAESLGHVGGSYHDPTSYMHSSPTEHSQDCPAWSSVHEENNCTDEKKHSFRTSIKRLLHRRPSPRTPPDNGPSSTGSLKRSKAGGEVGEGGRQKRSFSLKKILRKKGSSSGETTSPGGTLQRPDSLPVVNCYCQKHPSEQLVPQGSGGEAENAELYTLVAQKLDHLVKQQQLTSPSVARSLPFPTDEIGILPTGGTIPSTPVISEELPGDLEEKQKEQILQKLVALLEEKAGIINKEIEADPLLRNTLSRLSYRSFSRLAEAFTSRAPPGLPSPQLAKLALTMELTRKVAGINSHAVHTLMGYSLQYMDMFVPWLQQQGGWESIVAQEEIFDLQLD, from the exons ATGGCAGGGAGCCCGCTGCCGCCAAAACGGCAGGTGGAAAAAGAGACCCAGAGGGTGCTGGAAGCATTCCTGCAAAGGGCGCTAAGAAATGGAGAGGCGGAGTCCCTAGGTCACGTGGGCGGGAGTTATCATGATCCTACAAGTTACATGCACAG CTCCCCAACAGAACACTCCCAGGATTGTCCAGCCTGGAGCTCTGTCCATGAGGAAAATAACTGCACCGATGAAAAAAAGCATAGCTTCCGCACCAGCATCAAGCGTCTACTGCATCGGCGGCCTAGTCCGCGGACCCCACCGGACAACGGGCCTTCTTCTACGGGCTCCTTAAAGAGGTCCAAGGCAGGAGGGGAGGTTGGGGAAGGGGGCCGCCAGAAGCGTTCCTTCTCCCTCAAGAAAATCCTGCGGAAAAAGGGGTCTTCCTCAGGGGAGACAACAAGCCCCGGTGGGACTCTCCAGCGCCCCGACTCCCTGCCTGTTGTCAACTGCTACTGTCAGAAACACCCGTCTGAGCAACTGGTGCCCCAAGGGAGTG gtggggagGCTGAGAATGCTGAGTTGTATACCTTGGTGGCCCAGAAACTGGACCACTTGGTCAAGCAGCAACAGCTGACCAGCCCTTCGGTGGCCAGAAGCTTGCCTTTTCCCACAGATGAAATCGGCATACTCCCCACGGGCGGCACGATACCCAGCACTCCAG TTATTTCGGAGGAGCTGCCAGGAGACttggaggagaaacagaaagagcaaATCCTCCAGAAACTGGTTGCCCTTCTGGAAGAGAAGGCCGGAATCATCAATAAGGAG ATTGAGGCCGACCCATTGCTACGCAACACCTTATCTCGCTTGTCCTACCGCAGCTTCTCTCGCCTGGCCGAGGCCTTCACCTCACGTGCCCCCCCTGGtctccccagcccccagctggctAAGCTGGCACTCACCATGGAGCTCACGCGAAAAGTGGCTGGTATCAACAGCCATGCAGTACACACCCTCATGGGCTACAGTCTCCAGTATATGGACATGTTCGTGCCCTGGCTACAGCAGCAAGGTGGCTGG
- the NR1H2 gene encoding oxysterols receptor LXR-beta isoform X2, whose translation MAKTGTNELQLPLDGEPASQVKDEWSKEKPESQNTVKIEVVCTDDGESSTHSAAEEPTRKRKKGPAPKMLGDEVCSVCGDKASGFHYNVLSCEGCKGFFRRSVIKGAQYTCKGSGQCHMDMYMRRKCQECRLKKCRQAGMREECVLSEEQIRKKKIRKQQEGEGASGGEGGGGEVLRVPPLPCDPSLPQPEPAPLTPQQEGMIRQLVAAQQQCNKRSFSDQPKVTPWPMGSDPNSREARQQRFAHFTELAIISVQEIVDFAKQVPGFLQLSREDQIALLKASTIEIMLLETARRYNHETQCITFLKDFTYSKDDFHRAGLQVEFINPIFEFSRAMRQLQLDDAEYALLIAINIFSADRPNVQDHGLVEALQQPYIEALSSYIRLHRPQDHLMFPRMLMKLVSLRTLSSVHSEQVFALRLQDKKLPPLLSEIWDVHE comes from the exons ATGGCCAAAACGGGCACCAATGAACTTCAGTTACCACTGG aTGGAGAGCCCGCTTCACAGGTCAAAGACGAGTGGTCAAAGGAAAAGCCAGAGTCTCAGAACACTGTGAAAATCGAGGTGGTTTGCACAGACGATGGAGAGAGCTCTACGCACAGTGCGG CTGAGGAGCCGACCCGCAAACGCAAGAAGGGCCCTGCCCCCAAGATGCTGGGTGATGAAGTGTGCAGCGTGTGTGGGGACAAAGCCTCGGGGTTCCACTACAACGTCCTCAGCTGCGAGGGCTGCAAGGGCTTCTTCCGGCGCAGCGTCATCAAGGGGGCGCAGTATACCTGCAAGGGCAGTGGGCAGTGCCACATGGACATGTACATGCGCCGGAAGTGCCAGGAGTGCCGTTTGAAGAAGTGCCGGCAGGCAGGCATGCGAGAGGAAT GTGTTTTGTCGGAAGAGCAGATCCGTAAGAAGAAGATCCGCAaacagcaggagggagaaggggcatcggggggcgaggggggcggagGCGAGGTCCTCCGAGTGCCGCCTCTGCCCTGCGACCCCTCTTTGCCCCAGCCCGAACCAGCTCCCCTCACGCCCCAGCAGGAGGGCATGATCCGGCAGCTGGTAGCAGCGCAACAGCAGTGCAACAAGAGGAGCTTCAGTGACCAGCCCAAAGTCACG CCCTGGCCTATGGGCAGCGACCCCAACAGCCGGGAAGCACGGCAACAGCGCTTCGCCCATTTCACAGAGCTGGCCATCATCTCGGTGCAGGAGATTGTGGACTTTGCCAAGCAGGTTCCTGGCTTCCTGCAGCTGTCGCGGGAGGACCAGATCGCGCTGCTCAAAGCCTCCACCATCGAG atCATGCTTCTGGAGACGGCAAGACGCTACAACCATGAGACCCAGTGCATCACCTTTCTTAAGGATTTCACCTACAGCAAGGACGACTTTCACCGTGCAG GTCTGCAGGTAGAGTTCATCAACCCCATCTTCGAGTTCTCTCGGGCCATGCGGCAGCTGCAGCTGGACGATGCCGAATACGCCCTCCTCATCGCTATCAACATCTTCTCAGCCGACCGGCCCAACGTGCAGGACCACGGCCTGGTGGAAGCTCTACAACAGCCCTACATCGAGGCCCTCAGCTCTTATATCCGCCTCCACCGCCCACAG GACCACCTGATGTTTCCGCGCATGTTGATGAAACTGGTCAGCCTACGGACCTTGAGCAGCGTGCACTCTGAGCAGGTCTTCGCTTTGCGTCTTCAAGACAAGAAACTTCCGCCGCTTCTCTCTGAGATCTGGGATGTACACGAGtag
- the NR1H2 gene encoding oxysterols receptor LXR-beta isoform X1 gives MAKTGTNELQLPLEDGEPASQVKDEWSKEKPESQNTVKIEVVCTDDGESSTHSAAEEPTRKRKKGPAPKMLGDEVCSVCGDKASGFHYNVLSCEGCKGFFRRSVIKGAQYTCKGSGQCHMDMYMRRKCQECRLKKCRQAGMREECVLSEEQIRKKKIRKQQEGEGASGGEGGGGEVLRVPPLPCDPSLPQPEPAPLTPQQEGMIRQLVAAQQQCNKRSFSDQPKVTPWPMGSDPNSREARQQRFAHFTELAIISVQEIVDFAKQVPGFLQLSREDQIALLKASTIEIMLLETARRYNHETQCITFLKDFTYSKDDFHRAGLQVEFINPIFEFSRAMRQLQLDDAEYALLIAINIFSADRPNVQDHGLVEALQQPYIEALSSYIRLHRPQDHLMFPRMLMKLVSLRTLSSVHSEQVFALRLQDKKLPPLLSEIWDVHE, from the exons ATGGCCAAAACGGGCACCAATGAACTTCAGTTACCACTGG aagaTGGAGAGCCCGCTTCACAGGTCAAAGACGAGTGGTCAAAGGAAAAGCCAGAGTCTCAGAACACTGTGAAAATCGAGGTGGTTTGCACAGACGATGGAGAGAGCTCTACGCACAGTGCGG CTGAGGAGCCGACCCGCAAACGCAAGAAGGGCCCTGCCCCCAAGATGCTGGGTGATGAAGTGTGCAGCGTGTGTGGGGACAAAGCCTCGGGGTTCCACTACAACGTCCTCAGCTGCGAGGGCTGCAAGGGCTTCTTCCGGCGCAGCGTCATCAAGGGGGCGCAGTATACCTGCAAGGGCAGTGGGCAGTGCCACATGGACATGTACATGCGCCGGAAGTGCCAGGAGTGCCGTTTGAAGAAGTGCCGGCAGGCAGGCATGCGAGAGGAAT GTGTTTTGTCGGAAGAGCAGATCCGTAAGAAGAAGATCCGCAaacagcaggagggagaaggggcatcggggggcgaggggggcggagGCGAGGTCCTCCGAGTGCCGCCTCTGCCCTGCGACCCCTCTTTGCCCCAGCCCGAACCAGCTCCCCTCACGCCCCAGCAGGAGGGCATGATCCGGCAGCTGGTAGCAGCGCAACAGCAGTGCAACAAGAGGAGCTTCAGTGACCAGCCCAAAGTCACG CCCTGGCCTATGGGCAGCGACCCCAACAGCCGGGAAGCACGGCAACAGCGCTTCGCCCATTTCACAGAGCTGGCCATCATCTCGGTGCAGGAGATTGTGGACTTTGCCAAGCAGGTTCCTGGCTTCCTGCAGCTGTCGCGGGAGGACCAGATCGCGCTGCTCAAAGCCTCCACCATCGAG atCATGCTTCTGGAGACGGCAAGACGCTACAACCATGAGACCCAGTGCATCACCTTTCTTAAGGATTTCACCTACAGCAAGGACGACTTTCACCGTGCAG GTCTGCAGGTAGAGTTCATCAACCCCATCTTCGAGTTCTCTCGGGCCATGCGGCAGCTGCAGCTGGACGATGCCGAATACGCCCTCCTCATCGCTATCAACATCTTCTCAGCCGACCGGCCCAACGTGCAGGACCACGGCCTGGTGGAAGCTCTACAACAGCCCTACATCGAGGCCCTCAGCTCTTATATCCGCCTCCACCGCCCACAG GACCACCTGATGTTTCCGCGCATGTTGATGAAACTGGTCAGCCTACGGACCTTGAGCAGCGTGCACTCTGAGCAGGTCTTCGCTTTGCGTCTTCAAGACAAGAAACTTCCGCCGCTTCTCTCTGAGATCTGGGATGTACACGAGtag